A portion of the Micromonospora tarapacensis genome contains these proteins:
- a CDS encoding TrpB-like pyridoxal phosphate-dependent enzyme, with translation MTVTKFVLPESDIPTTWYNVVPDLPKGLPPMLHPGTREPITPADLAPLFAAGLIEQEFSTEREVEIPGPVLDIYRQWRPSPLIRAHRLERELGTPARIYFKYEGVSPAGSHKPNTAVPQAYYSKQDGVRRLTTETGAGQWGSSLSMACAYFGLDCEVFMVRVSYDQKPYRRGLMETFGASVTASPSERTAAGRAALAADPHSTGSLGLAISEAVEAALHSGGAARYSLGSVLNLVLMHQTIIGQEALLQLAMADDYPDVVIGAAGGGSNFAGLALPLLRRQFEGGPTVRFIAVEPSSCPSLTKGTYDYDFGDSAGMTPLTKMHTLGHDFRPPAIHAGGLRYHGMAPIVSALREIDLIEARAVTQTACFEAGVLFARSEGIVPAPESTHAVRVAVDEAIRCRETGESKAIVFSLSGHGHFDMQAYIDYFAGKLTD, from the coding sequence ATGACTGTCACGAAGTTTGTCCTGCCGGAAAGCGACATCCCGACGACCTGGTACAACGTGGTCCCTGACCTGCCCAAGGGGCTGCCGCCGATGCTCCACCCGGGCACCCGCGAGCCGATCACCCCGGCCGATCTCGCACCGCTCTTCGCGGCCGGGCTCATCGAGCAGGAGTTCTCCACCGAGCGGGAGGTGGAGATTCCCGGCCCGGTGCTCGACATCTACCGCCAGTGGCGGCCCAGCCCGTTGATCCGGGCTCACCGCCTCGAACGCGAACTGGGCACCCCGGCCCGGATCTACTTCAAGTACGAAGGGGTGAGCCCGGCCGGCAGTCACAAGCCGAACACGGCCGTCCCGCAGGCGTACTACAGCAAGCAGGACGGCGTACGCCGGCTGACGACCGAGACCGGTGCGGGTCAGTGGGGCAGCTCGCTGTCGATGGCGTGCGCGTACTTCGGCCTCGACTGCGAGGTCTTCATGGTGCGGGTCAGCTACGACCAGAAGCCGTACCGGCGCGGGCTGATGGAGACGTTCGGGGCCTCGGTGACCGCGAGCCCCAGCGAGCGCACGGCGGCCGGCCGGGCGGCGCTCGCCGCCGACCCGCACTCCACCGGAAGCCTCGGGCTGGCCATCTCCGAGGCGGTGGAGGCGGCGCTGCACAGTGGTGGTGCGGCCCGGTACTCCCTCGGCTCGGTGCTCAACCTGGTGCTGATGCACCAGACGATCATCGGTCAGGAGGCGCTGCTCCAGTTGGCGATGGCCGACGACTACCCGGATGTCGTGATCGGGGCGGCCGGTGGCGGTTCCAACTTCGCCGGTCTGGCCCTGCCGCTGCTGCGTCGGCAGTTCGAGGGCGGGCCGACCGTCCGGTTCATCGCCGTGGAACCGTCCTCCTGCCCGTCGCTGACCAAGGGCACCTACGACTACGACTTCGGCGACAGCGCGGGCATGACCCCGCTGACCAAGATGCACACGCTGGGCCATGACTTCCGGCCGCCCGCGATCCACGCCGGGGGGTTGCGCTATCACGGCATGGCGCCGATCGTCAGCGCCCTGCGGGAGATCGACCTGATCGAGGCGCGGGCGGTGACGCAGACGGCCTGCTTCGAGGCCGGCGTGCTGTTCGCCCGCAGTGAGGGGATCGTGCCCGCGCCGGAGTCCACGCACGCCGTCCGGGTGGCGGTGGACGAGGCGATCCGCTGCCGGGAGACCGGCGAGTCGAAGGCGATCGTCTTCTCGCTGTCCGGGCACGGCCACTTCGACATGCAGGCCTACATCGACTACTTCGCCGGAAAGCTGACGGACTGA
- a CDS encoding MFS transporter has protein sequence MWLSRFRALPRPLRMLLLASFINRAGMFVFPLLAVYLVQSRQLSVGQAGALISVGSTGLLAGSLLSAPVCARAGRRAALVSSLLLNAAGYLGLAVIDGPPWTYAVLLFVALVGMGMFAPAANTLIADLTEPEQRPFAYTVSYIANNLGMGVGPLLGGLAAAYSYHLMFAGNILLGVVAAVTIRLCVPADTRRPAATTHGTTGRIGLRRDLDVAVVVVVSFCFVAPLIGLEYTLPLAVTGVLASSVAVVGAVYTINSLVVVAAGILIERRIKAYPTRTLLIVAGLLWSAGMAILVFAFSLPAVLLSTVVWTLGEIIASVVVPTYIADHVEQSRVSGFMALNGFVLSAARLVVPLGLGLVWQAQGHQPVFYLLLLTPVVGVALFAVLRIRPPAPTRPAPTELATTRP, from the coding sequence ATGTGGCTGAGTCGCTTCCGGGCACTGCCGCGCCCGCTGCGGATGCTGCTCCTCGCGTCCTTCATCAACCGGGCCGGGATGTTCGTCTTTCCCCTGCTCGCGGTCTATCTGGTGCAGAGCCGGCAGCTGAGTGTCGGTCAGGCCGGTGCGCTGATCTCCGTGGGCAGCACCGGGCTGCTGGCCGGCAGCCTGCTCAGCGCTCCCGTCTGCGCCCGAGCCGGCCGCCGCGCGGCGTTGGTGTCCAGCCTGCTGCTCAACGCGGCCGGCTACCTCGGCCTGGCCGTGATCGACGGTCCGCCGTGGACGTACGCGGTGCTGCTGTTCGTCGCGCTGGTCGGGATGGGGATGTTCGCCCCGGCGGCCAACACGCTCATCGCCGACCTGACCGAACCGGAACAGCGGCCCTTCGCGTACACGGTCAGTTACATCGCCAACAACCTCGGCATGGGGGTCGGCCCGCTGCTCGGCGGGCTGGCGGCGGCCTACTCGTACCACCTGATGTTCGCCGGGAACATCCTGCTCGGTGTGGTCGCGGCGGTCACCATCCGGCTCTGCGTGCCGGCGGACACCCGCCGCCCGGCGGCGACCACCCACGGCACGACCGGCCGGATCGGGCTACGGCGGGACCTCGACGTGGCCGTGGTCGTGGTGGTCTCGTTCTGCTTCGTGGCGCCACTGATCGGCCTGGAGTACACCCTGCCCCTGGCGGTGACCGGCGTGCTGGCGTCGTCGGTGGCGGTGGTCGGGGCGGTCTACACGATCAACAGCCTGGTCGTGGTGGCCGCCGGCATCCTGATCGAGCGGCGGATCAAGGCGTACCCGACCCGGACCCTGCTCATCGTCGCCGGCCTGCTCTGGTCCGCCGGGATGGCCATCCTGGTCTTCGCCTTCTCGCTGCCGGCCGTGCTGCTGTCCACGGTGGTGTGGACCCTGGGGGAGATCATCGCCTCGGTGGTGGTGCCCACCTACATCGCCGACCACGTCGAGCAGAGCCGGGTGAGTGGCTTCATGGCCCTCAACGGCTTCGTGCTCAGCGCGGCCCGCCTGGTCGTGCCGCTGGGCCTCGGCCTCGTCTGGCAGGCCCAGGGGCACCAGCCCGTGTTCTACCTGCTGCTGCTGACCCCGGTGGTCGGCGTCGCCTTGTTCGCGGTGCTGCGGATACGGCCGCCCGCCCCGACCCGGCCCGCGCCCACCGAACTGGCCACCACCCGTCCCTGA
- a CDS encoding ATP-grasp domain-containing protein, with product MSRAILVVYRPAAGRYAAQFRSVVAAATDLGVTPVVLLPVGQPAAEAAGMSCYHADLDDREAVRSAVTAIVAAHPVERIFPLFEGDVLTAAFCRRDHGIPGLDPEQALTFRDKNVMHRRATELGLTVARSCRPDTRGAVEEFATEVGWPVVVKPYSGWACGDTHRVDSTDELARVWPLVADSRHDYRVEEYVRGVEYHVDSLLRDGVTVFDQLSRYTYSVLEFRAEPGGTISRKHDLTSAERQILAANAAVLRGFGMRTGVAHVEFFLRDDGAVVFGEAAARAGGGSIVPAIEAGRGINLAGEWCRLELDARHVPAAPLGPEIGTEYLCSERFGRITAITGADELRTFDSVLDADVWKSAGDVLAPPTASNDVLGWYVCAGRDFDDVRARFKAIRDMFEVRTEPVEETPCG from the coding sequence ATGAGTCGCGCGATCCTCGTCGTCTACCGGCCCGCGGCCGGCCGTTACGCCGCCCAGTTCCGCAGCGTGGTGGCGGCGGCCACCGACCTCGGGGTGACCCCCGTGGTGCTGCTGCCCGTCGGGCAGCCGGCCGCCGAGGCAGCCGGCATGAGCTGCTACCACGCCGACCTCGACGACCGGGAGGCCGTCCGGTCCGCCGTCACGGCGATCGTCGCCGCGCATCCGGTGGAAAGGATCTTCCCGCTCTTCGAGGGTGACGTGCTGACCGCCGCGTTCTGCCGGCGGGACCACGGCATCCCGGGTCTCGATCCGGAGCAGGCGCTGACCTTCCGCGACAAGAACGTCATGCACCGGCGCGCCACCGAGCTGGGTCTGACGGTGGCCAGATCCTGCCGGCCCGACACCCGCGGCGCCGTCGAGGAGTTCGCCACCGAGGTGGGCTGGCCGGTGGTGGTCAAGCCGTACTCCGGGTGGGCCTGCGGCGACACCCACCGGGTCGACTCGACCGACGAGTTGGCGCGGGTCTGGCCGCTGGTCGCCGACAGCCGGCACGACTACCGGGTCGAGGAGTACGTCCGGGGCGTCGAATACCACGTCGACTCGCTGCTGCGAGACGGCGTCACGGTCTTCGACCAGCTCTCCCGTTACACGTACTCGGTCCTGGAGTTCCGCGCCGAGCCGGGCGGCACGATATCCCGCAAGCACGACCTCACCTCGGCGGAGCGACAGATCCTGGCGGCGAACGCCGCCGTGCTGCGCGGCTTCGGGATGCGCACCGGCGTCGCGCACGTGGAGTTCTTCCTCCGCGACGACGGTGCGGTGGTGTTCGGCGAGGCGGCGGCGCGGGCCGGTGGCGGTTCGATCGTTCCCGCCATCGAGGCCGGACGGGGGATCAACCTCGCGGGTGAGTGGTGCCGCCTGGAACTCGACGCCCGGCACGTCCCGGCCGCTCCACTCGGGCCGGAGATCGGCACCGAATATCTCTGCTCCGAGCGGTTCGGCCGGATCACCGCGATCACCGGCGCGGACGAACTGCGGACGTTCGACTCGGTGCTCGACGCGGACGTGTGGAAGAGCGCCGGGGACGTGCTCGCCCCACCGACCGCGTCCAACGACGTCCTCGGCTGGTACGTCTGTGCGGGCCGCGACTTCGACGACGTACGCGCCCGGTTCAAGGCCATCCGGGACATGTTCGAGGTGCGCACCGAGCCGGTCGAGGAAACGCCATGTGGCTGA
- a CDS encoding anthranilate synthase component II, translating into MRILLVDAYDSFTHIIDQYLRTLGAHTVVVRSRSRTSDQLAALRPDAVVLGPGPGHPAESGHVQLVHAFAGRIPLLGVCLGHQAIGLAYGGTISVARHLMHGKTSVTEHDGRGVFAGAPAPLTVTRYHSLIVADPVPAALEVTARSTDDGYVMAARHRTLPVEGVQFHPESVMTEDGLRLFDNFLRGVPTVLPT; encoded by the coding sequence GTGAGGATCCTGCTCGTCGACGCGTACGACAGCTTCACCCACATCATCGACCAGTACCTACGCACCCTCGGCGCGCACACCGTGGTGGTCCGCTCCCGGAGCCGGACCAGCGACCAACTCGCCGCCCTGCGACCGGACGCGGTGGTCCTGGGCCCCGGACCGGGGCATCCCGCCGAATCCGGTCACGTCCAGCTGGTGCACGCCTTCGCCGGCCGGATCCCGCTCCTCGGCGTCTGCCTGGGCCACCAGGCCATCGGCCTGGCCTACGGCGGCACCATCTCGGTCGCCCGGCACCTCATGCACGGCAAGACCAGTGTGACCGAGCACGACGGGCGCGGCGTCTTCGCCGGAGCGCCGGCACCGCTGACCGTCACCCGCTACCACTCGCTCATCGTCGCCGATCCCGTGCCGGCCGCGCTGGAGGTCACCGCGAGATCCACCGACGACGGCTACGTGATGGCGGCGCGCCACCGCACCCTGCCCGTCGAGGGGGTGCAGTTCCATCCGGAGAGCGTGATGACCGAGGACGGACTTCGGCTGTTCGACAACTTTCTGCGCGGCGTGCCCACCGTGCTGCCGACCTGA
- the pdxR gene encoding MocR-like pyridoxine biosynthesis transcription factor PdxR: MAWHLSLSIDRDSQETLATQLRSAVRRQIEEGALRAGTRVPSSRRLAVDLGVSRSVVVEAYEQLCAEGYLISRRGSGTLVAAAARAEVGSALTPDDQAPAAEVVDLRTGGSDTSAFPRQDWIRCVSSVVGSAGRRELGYGPPSGLPPVRHTLVGYLGRVRAVRTRPEHLMITSGFAQGLAMLCRVLRDTGHDRVGVEDPGHPGEWTFIADAGLCPVGIAVDGDGIRVDELAASGVRAVLTTPASQFPTGAVLSAERREQLVGWARTVDGYIIEDDFNAGCVAPAQRMPALQSLAPDRVVYASSASKVLAPALRLGWVATPPELTGPVERVRAGWDIGCSGLEQLTFARLVDTGAFDRHLRRLRAEFQRRRQAVHHFVTRRLPGVTVSGRDSGPQTYLVLPPDCAEEALVQAVRRRSVLVRGGRFYALRDDDRPPALVVGHAGVPAAELGRGLAAIAAAYRDVTERSGA, from the coding sequence TTGGCATGGCATCTAAGTCTGTCAATTGATCGCGATTCCCAGGAAACCCTGGCGACGCAGCTCCGCAGCGCTGTACGGCGGCAGATCGAGGAGGGCGCGCTGCGCGCGGGCACCCGGGTACCGTCGAGCCGCCGGCTCGCCGTGGATCTGGGCGTGTCCCGCAGTGTGGTGGTCGAGGCGTACGAGCAGCTCTGCGCCGAGGGTTATCTGATCTCCCGGCGCGGTTCCGGCACCCTGGTCGCCGCGGCGGCCCGTGCCGAGGTCGGCTCCGCGCTCACCCCCGACGACCAGGCGCCCGCCGCCGAGGTCGTGGACCTGCGCACCGGCGGCTCCGACACGTCCGCCTTTCCACGCCAGGACTGGATCCGCTGCGTCAGCTCGGTGGTCGGCTCGGCCGGCCGGCGGGAGCTGGGCTACGGACCTCCGTCCGGACTACCACCGGTCCGGCACACCCTCGTCGGCTACCTCGGCCGGGTACGCGCCGTCCGCACCCGACCCGAGCACCTCATGATCACCTCCGGGTTCGCCCAGGGGCTGGCGATGCTCTGTCGCGTGCTGCGCGACACCGGCCACGACCGGGTGGGCGTGGAGGACCCGGGGCATCCCGGCGAGTGGACGTTCATCGCCGACGCCGGTCTGTGCCCGGTCGGCATCGCAGTGGACGGCGACGGCATCCGCGTCGACGAGCTGGCCGCCAGCGGTGTCCGAGCCGTGCTGACCACACCGGCCAGCCAGTTCCCGACCGGAGCCGTGCTCAGCGCCGAGCGTCGGGAGCAACTCGTCGGATGGGCCCGGACAGTGGACGGGTACATCATCGAGGACGACTTCAACGCCGGGTGCGTGGCACCGGCCCAGCGGATGCCGGCCCTGCAGAGCCTCGCCCCCGACCGCGTCGTCTACGCCAGCAGCGCCAGCAAGGTCCTCGCCCCGGCCCTGCGGCTCGGCTGGGTCGCCACCCCACCCGAGCTGACCGGACCGGTCGAACGGGTCCGCGCCGGCTGGGACATCGGCTGCTCCGGGCTCGAACAGCTCACCTTCGCCCGACTGGTCGACACCGGCGCGTTCGATCGGCATCTGCGCCGGCTGCGCGCCGAGTTCCAGCGGCGCCGGCAGGCCGTGCACCACTTCGTCACCCGGCGCCTGCCCGGCGTCACCGTGTCCGGCCGGGACAGCGGACCACAGACGTACCTGGTGCTCCCGCCGGATTGCGCCGAGGAGGCGCTGGTCCAGGCCGTCCGGCGCCGCTCGGTACTGGTGCGGGGTGGTCGCTTCTACGCCCTGCGGGACGACGACCGGCCGCCGGCGTTGGTGGTCGGCCATGCCGGGGTGCCCGCCGCGGAACTGGGCCGGGGTCTGGCCGCGATCGCGGCCGCCTACCGCGACGTCACCGAGCGCAGTGGCGCCTGA
- a CDS encoding serine/threonine-protein kinase, with the protein MRILRRRYRLDEPVGRGGMATVWRGYDLRLQRVVAVKLLSAPLLGDLAARERIRREALAAARLDHPGVARVYDYGEQRQLARTPTPFLVMEFVAGSTLGARLRAAGPLPPDETLRIGHQVAAALAAAHQHGIVHRDVKPGNIMLTPNGVKVVDFGIAARAGDDPADPDGLVWGTPAYLPPEQAVGVEAAPSGDVFALGVVLAECLTGRVPERAPHEPVPVPVLTGLPASHTELIRRCLATDPAARPGAGDLADALAAETVAAAVTEPSGTSRATGPTRTVPGPTRPARVAPPKATARPAAARRRGLLLVAPAAAAAALAAVLPGLVAADEGPADPPPAEAGCTVRYQAQQAADGRFTARISVTDAGRPETGARALTFTLPASQRLLDVRGAGWAHDERQVTLRLAEPPTPGADVTATLHGRVETGGHEAPGRFSLAGVACERADTHVRTSVLPSETAEAAAETEPSRGRRTDPPAAERTPRATAGRINRTPAPATDRRRRRRVGQRHRRRPRRARRHRPARRSRRARR; encoded by the coding sequence GTGCGAATTCTGCGACGGCGTTACCGGCTCGACGAACCGGTCGGCCGGGGTGGCATGGCGACCGTCTGGCGCGGCTACGACCTGCGGTTGCAGCGGGTCGTCGCGGTGAAGCTGTTGTCGGCTCCACTGCTGGGCGATCTCGCGGCCCGGGAGCGCATCCGTCGCGAGGCACTGGCCGCCGCGCGGCTGGACCACCCCGGCGTCGCCCGGGTCTACGACTACGGCGAGCAGCGGCAGCTGGCCCGCACACCGACCCCGTTTCTGGTGATGGAGTTCGTCGCCGGGTCGACGCTGGGCGCTCGGCTCCGTGCCGCCGGCCCGCTGCCACCGGACGAGACGCTGCGGATCGGACACCAGGTCGCCGCAGCCCTCGCCGCCGCGCACCAGCACGGCATCGTTCATCGTGACGTCAAGCCCGGCAACATCATGCTCACCCCGAACGGTGTCAAGGTGGTCGACTTCGGCATCGCGGCCCGGGCGGGCGACGACCCGGCGGACCCGGACGGGCTGGTCTGGGGCACTCCGGCCTATCTGCCGCCGGAGCAGGCCGTCGGGGTGGAGGCGGCACCGTCGGGTGACGTGTTCGCCCTCGGCGTCGTCCTCGCCGAGTGCCTCACCGGTCGGGTTCCGGAACGGGCACCGCACGAACCGGTGCCCGTGCCCGTCCTCACCGGACTGCCCGCGTCCCACACGGAGCTGATCCGGCGGTGTCTGGCGACCGATCCGGCTGCGCGCCCCGGTGCGGGCGACCTGGCGGACGCGCTGGCGGCGGAGACCGTGGCCGCCGCCGTGACCGAGCCGTCCGGGACCAGCCGGGCCACCGGGCCCACCCGTACCGTCCCGGGTCCCACCCGGCCCGCCCGAGTCGCCCCACCGAAGGCCACCGCCCGTCCGGCCGCCGCCCGGCGTCGCGGTCTGTTGCTCGTCGCGCCCGCCGCGGCGGCTGCCGCGCTCGCCGCGGTCCTGCCGGGCCTGGTCGCCGCCGACGAGGGCCCGGCCGACCCGCCGCCGGCCGAGGCCGGCTGCACGGTCCGGTACCAGGCGCAGCAGGCGGCCGACGGTCGGTTCACCGCCCGGATCAGCGTGACGGACGCCGGGCGCCCGGAGACCGGTGCCCGGGCACTGACCTTCACCCTGCCGGCCAGCCAGCGACTCCTCGACGTCCGAGGTGCCGGTTGGGCGCACGACGAACGGCAGGTGACCCTCCGTCTCGCCGAGCCACCGACGCCGGGAGCGGACGTGACGGCAACCCTGCACGGCCGGGTGGAGACCGGCGGACACGAGGCACCGGGCCGGTTCAGCCTCGCCGGTGTCGCCTGCGAACGTGCCGATACGCACGTCCGGACGTCCGTCCTGCCCTCCGAGACCGCCGAGGCGGCAGCGGAGACGGAGCCGAGCCGTGGGCGACGGACGGACCCGCCGGCGGCGGAACGCACCCCGCGGGCGACCGCGGGCCGGATCAACCGGACTCCCGCACCGGCGACGGACCGTCGCCGACGCCGTCGGGTGGGCCAGCGACATCGGCGCCGGCCACGTCGAGCCCGCCGGCACCGTCCAGCGCGCCGGTCACGTCGAGCCCGCCGGTGA
- a CDS encoding DUF421 domain-containing protein, with product MLLNNPADLLRLLVVAVLVYPVLVLILRVSGKRTLSKLNAFDFVVTVALGSTLATSLLSRDVSLLEGILALALLVALQYVVALLAVRWPPSQRLLKARPTMLLRDGRLRCGTMRRTRVAESEIRQAARSRGAGDLTGLAAVVLETDGSLSVITRSRLGDGSSLADVLDEER from the coding sequence ATGCTGCTGAACAACCCGGCCGACCTGCTCCGGCTGCTCGTCGTCGCGGTGCTCGTCTATCCGGTGTTGGTGCTGATCCTGAGAGTGTCCGGAAAGCGGACCCTGTCCAAGCTCAACGCGTTCGACTTCGTGGTCACGGTGGCGCTGGGCTCGACCCTGGCGACGAGCCTGCTGTCGCGGGACGTGTCGCTGCTGGAAGGGATCCTGGCGCTGGCCCTGCTGGTGGCGTTGCAGTACGTGGTGGCCCTGCTGGCCGTGCGTTGGCCGCCGTCACAGCGACTGCTCAAGGCCCGGCCGACGATGCTGCTGCGCGATGGCCGGCTCCGGTGCGGGACCATGCGGCGCACCCGTGTCGCGGAGAGCGAGATCCGGCAGGCCGCCCGCAGCCGGGGCGCGGGCGATCTCACCGGTCTGGCGGCAGTGGTGCTGGAGACCGATGGCAGTCTCAGCGTCATCACCCGCAGTCGGCTCGGTGACGGCAGCAGCCTGGCCGACGTGCTCGACGAGGAGCGGTAG